GCTCGTGCTCGTCACGGGTCCGACGGGCAGTGGCAAGACGATGTCGCTGTACTGCTTCCTGCAACTGCTGAATGCCGAGTCGCGCAATCTCTGCTCGGTCGAAGATCCCGCCGAAATCCAGCTTGCGGGCATCAATCAGGTCAGCGTGCGCGAGAAGGCCGGGCTGACGTTTGCCGTCGCGCTGCGCGCGTTCCTGCGACAGGACCCGGACGTCATCATGGTCGGCGAAATCCGCGACGAAGAGACAGCCGACGTCGCCGTCAAGGCAGCGCAAACAGGACACCTCGTCCTGTCGACACTGCATACGAACGATGCGCCGGCGGCCATTGCCCGTTTGATCGACATCGGCGTCGAGCCGTACAACCTGGCGGCGGCGCTGCGCCTCGTCACGGCGCAGCGGCTCGTGCGGCGTCTGTGCCCCGCATGCCGGCGTGCGTCGTCGGAAACGTCCGCTTCGCTACGCGCGGCCGGCGTGCCCGACGATCAGATCGCGCACTGGCGCCCCTACGTGCCACACGGCTGCGAAGCGTGCCATGGGATCGGCTTTCGCGGACGCGTCGGCATTCATCAAACCATGCCGGTTTCGGACGCGATGCGCGAACTCATCGTCGCGCGCGCCGGCACGCATGAGATCGCACGGCAGGCGCATATCGAGCACGTGCCGACCTTGCGCGAAGCCGCGCTGGCCCGTGCTTTCGACGGCACGACGAGCCTCGCCGAAGCATTGAGCGCAACGGAGGTCGCATGACGTCTACGGCCATCCAGGAACAGCGCTTCGAGTGGCGCGCGTTCGACGCGCAAGGTATGCGCCGGCGCGGAACGGTGATCGCGCCAGACCTCTCGACGGCGCGCGCGTTGCTGAAGCAAGACGCGCTGTATGCCGTCGAATGGACTGCACGCGGGGCGGCACCTCAGCCAAAAGCACGCGCCGCCGACGTCACGTTGTTCACCCGTCAGCTATCGAGTCTGCTGCGCGCGGGCTTACCGCTCGCGCCATCGCTCGAACTGTTGGCGCATGCATCATCGAATGACCACGCGCGAAGCAAAGGGATGCCGCGCATCGTCCACGCGCTGGCGCGCGACATCACCGCGGGCGTGGGCTTTTCGGCGGCGCTTGCCCGTCACCCGACGCAGTTCGGCGCGCTGTATTGCCAGCTGGTCGAAGTCGGCGAGGCCTCGGGCGCGCTGCCAACGGTCCTTGCCCGCCTCGCCGACGACCGTGAGCGCGCCGCTGCCCAGCGCGCGAAAGTGCGCGCTGCGCTCACTTATCCCGTTGCGATCCTGTTGCTTGCGCTCGCGATCACCGCCGCGCTGCTCGTGTGGGTCGTCCCGACGTTCAAGCAGATCTTCGACGGTTTCGGCGCAAAGCTGCCCGCGCCGACGCAACTCGTACTCGCGATGTCCGCCGCGGCTGGCCGCTGGAGCGTGCCGCTCGCCTCGCTCGCGTGCGTGTTCGTATTCGCGGTGCGTCGCGTGCTGCGGCGCTCGGAAGCCGCTCGTCTGCAGTTCGCCCGCGCGGCGCTGCGTCTGCCCGTCGCCGGTTCGCTGCTCACCACGCTGTGCGCGGCGCGCTGGAGCCGCGCACTCGGTACGTTGCTGTCGGCAGGCACGCCGCTCGCCGACGCATTCGATTCGCTCACGCACGCAACGGGCAACCCATGGTTCGATCGCGCGACCGTCGCGATCTCAGCGCAACTGAGGCGCGGCGTGCGACTCGCGCCCGCCATGCGCGAAGCGCAATGTTTCCCCGAAGAAATCGTGCAACCGGTCGCCATCGCCGAAGAATCGGGCACGCTGGATACGATGCTGCTCGATGTCGCGTCGCTGAGCGATCGTCAGGTAGACGAAAAGATCGCGGGGCTCGCGAGCCTGTGCGAGCCGCTCGTGATCGTCGTGCTGGGCGGGCTGGTCGGCGGTCTGGTCGTCGCGATGTATCTTCCCATCATCCAACTTGGCAACGTGGTGTAGTAGCATCGCAGCCGAATCCAGACAATCGATCATGCAGACCACGCTCACGTCCGTGTCAGAACCTTCCTTCAGCGGCCCGCTCGTCCGTTTCGCGGACAGCCTCGGCGCGGCTTTCGGCACGCTGCCGCCGGGCGCGCAGATCGCCTTCGCGATCGCATTCGGTCTGGTGATCGGCAGCTTCCTGAACGTCGTCGTGCACCGCTTGCCGATCATGCTCGAGCGCGCATGGCGCGCCGAAGTGAGCGAAGCGACAGACCACGCATTCGATGAAGACGGCCTGCCCGAGCGCTACAACCTCTGGTTGCCGCGCAGCGCATGTCCGCATTGCGGCCACGTGCTGCGGGCGTGGGAGAACATCCCGGTGCTCAGCTATCTGGTGTTGCGCGGCCGATGCTCGCACTGCAAGACGCGCGTGAGTTTTCGTTATCCGCTGCTCGAACTGTCGAGCGCGGCACTGGCGCTGGGCGCGCTCATCTCGTTTGGCGCAACGGGCACGGCGCTCGCTGCGTTCGCCCTATGCGCGACACTGCTGGCAATGAGCGCAATCGATATCGACACACACCTGTTGCCTGACTCGATGACCTTGCCATTGCTCTGGGCCGGCCTCATCGTCAATTTCAATAGCGTGTTCGCGAGCCTGCATGATGCCGTGATCGGCGCGATCGCAGGCTACCTGGCACTGTGGTGCGTGCATTGGGTGTTCAAGATCGTGCGTGGCGTCGAAGGCATGGGTTATGGCGACTTCAAGCTGCTCGCCGCGCTCGGCGCGTGGCTCGGTTGGGCCGCACTGCCGCAGATCATTCTGATTGCCGCGGTGACGGGCGCCGTGGTCGGTCTGGTCGCGACATGGATCGGGCGCATGCGTTTCGAAGAGCCGCTGCCCTTCGGTCCGTTCCTCGCGGCAGGCGGCGCGGTGACGCTGTTCGTCGGCACGCCGCTTTATATGGCTTTGGGAGGCTGACGCATGTTTGCTGTTGGACTCACGGGCGGCATCGGCAGCGGCAAGTCCACGGTCGCCGATCTGTTCGCAAAACGCGGCGTGACGCTCGTCGATACAGACGTGATCGCGCATCGCATCACGGCGCCGCAGGGTCTCGCCATGCCGTCCATCGCAACGGAGTTCGGTCCGTCGTTCGTCGCCGAAGACGGCTCGCTCGATCGCGCCCGTATGCGCGCGCTCGTCTTTAGTGACGAGACGGCGCGCAAACGACTCGAAGCAATCACGCATCCGTTGATCCGCGCGGAGACCGAGCGTCAGCGTCAGCAGGCGCCCGGCCCATATGTGATCGTCGTCGTACCGCTGCTCGTCGAGTCGGGTAGCTGGAAAACACGTGTGAATCGCGTGCTGGCCGTCGATTGCAGCGTCGAAACCCAGATCGCTCGCGTCATGCGCCGCAATGCGTTCACGCGCGAACAGGTGCTCGCGATCATCGCGCGGCAGGCGACGCGCGAAGCGCGACTCGCCGCCGCCGACGATGTCATTGTCAACGACAACCGGTCGCTCGAAGAACTCGACGTTGACGTCGATCGGCTTCATCGCACGTATGTTTCGCTCGCGGGCGCGTAAGCCGTGAGCGATTCTGTTCATTGTCCGTAGCGTGCGCGCATGTTGTCGGGAACGGCATTTACACGCAACGAATGCGCGCAACACCGCTCAAAAATTGACAGAAGCTCGCTAAAAAAGTGTGTGATTGCTAGGGTAGTCTCACGGCATTAGAATGTCCTGCAATTCCGTCACCGACCACGCCCGAGGCGAGCCCGCTTGATCCTTTACGAGTATCCCTTCAACGAGCGAATCCGGACGCTGCTGCGCCTCGAAGATCTGTTCGAGCGTTTCACGTTCTTTCTGACTCAGGAAGATGCCAGGGAACATCACGTCGCGCTGACTACGCTGTTCGAAATTTCGGAAGTCGCGGGCCGCGCGGATCTGAAGTCCGATTTGATGAAGGAACTGGAGCGGCAGCGTCAAACGCTCGCTCCGTTTCGCGGCAATCCCGGCATCGAGCAGAACGCCCTCGAAGCCGTCCTCGGCGAAATCGAACAGACGCTCGCCGGGCTGACGCAAATGCAGGGCAAGACTGGGCAGCATCTTGCCGATAACGAGTGGCTCGCCAGCATCCGCAGTCGCGCCATCATCCCGGGTGGCACCTGCAAGTTCGATCTTCCGTCGTACTACGCGTGGCAGCAGACGCATCCCGACCAGCGTCGCCAGGACATCGCCAAGTGGGTCATGCCGCTTCTGCCGCTGCGCGACGCAGCCGCCATCGTGCTGCGGCTCGCGCGCGAATCGGGACAGGCTTCGAAAGTAATGGCCATGCAGGGCAGTTACCAGCAGATGCTGTCGGGTCGCACGTATCAGCTGATGCAGGTGCGCGTGGCACCGGAATTGCGGGTGATCCCGGAGGCCAGCGCCAACAAGTACATGTTGTGGGTGCGCTTCACCGTGCAGGACGGCGATCTGCGTCCGCGCGCGGTCGATGTCGACGTGCCGTTCCAGTTGACGCTGTGCAGTCTTTAAACTGACGCAAACGGCCTCATTTAATTGGTTTCACTGTTTGCGATTGAACGTTTGATCGAATGGTCACTGTAGTCAAATGCCCAAGCTGCGGTAGAGATGTCCGCTGGACTCCCGAGAACCGCTTCCGTCCCTTCTGTTCCGAGCGCTGCAAGCAGATCGATCTCGGCGCGTGGGCTGCCGAGAAATATAAGATCGGCGGCACCGACGAAGAGCCGCCCACCGACGACACACCCGGCGAGCACCGCTCGCACTGAACGGGAACAGCGCGCGCCGCCCTCGCCGCTATTCATGGTAAGGCGGAAGCCGCACAGGCGACTCCGCGCCTTCAACTCACTCCGCCGCGAGCCACTCCAGCACGGGGATCGTCGCGGGCAACAGCGGCGACACCTGCGCCGGCAGCGTCTGCCACGCGAACGCCTGACCTTCTCGTCCGTGCGGCTCGCCGTGCCACGCCGTCACCTTGCAGAAATAGAGACGCACATACGCGTGCGGATAGTCGTGCTCGAGCACGTGCCAGCGGTGACTCGCCTGCACGTCGATGCCGAGTTCTTCATGCAATTCGCGCGCGAGCGCGGCTTCCACCGTTTCGCCCGGCTCCAGCTTGCCGCCCGGAAATTCCCAATAACCTTCGTACGGTTTGCCGGCAGGCCGCTGCGCGAGCAGATAGCGGCCATCGGGCTGAACGAGCACGCCGACAGCCACTTCCGTGACGGGACGGCCGGCTTCGTTCACCTCGCCCGCGTGGCTTTGCGCGGCGTCGCTCATGCTTGTGCCCGCTTGCCGGACCAGTCGCGCGCGAACTGCCACGCGACGCGCCCCGAGCGCGAACCGCGCTCCAGCGCCCAGATCAGCGCGTCACCGCGCGCCGCTTCGACGTCGGCGTCATTGCAGCCGAAGTGATGCAGCCAGTGCGCGACGATGGACAGATAGTCGTCCTGCTTGAACGGGTAGAAGCTGACCCACAAGCCAAAGCGCTCGGACAGCGA
This is a stretch of genomic DNA from Paraburkholderia caribensis. It encodes these proteins:
- a CDS encoding GspE/PulE family protein; translated protein: MRTSLTAAPAPNVVTNRRAHQPATNDADSPPAVRLLADTLQEAARLNASDLHIEPMEHGWRMRLRVDGVLHELARPPAHLRDAFITRVKVLARMDIAERRVPQDGRLRLPIATGRVEDYRVNSLPTLFGEKLVLRRLEALPADLSLDSLGLAPGQRDIVDRSIRSPHGLVLVTGPTGSGKTMSLYCFLQLLNAESRNLCSVEDPAEIQLAGINQVSVREKAGLTFAVALRAFLRQDPDVIMVGEIRDEETADVAVKAAQTGHLVLSTLHTNDAPAAIARLIDIGVEPYNLAAALRLVTAQRLVRRLCPACRRASSETSASLRAAGVPDDQIAHWRPYVPHGCEACHGIGFRGRVGIHQTMPVSDAMRELIVARAGTHEIARQAHIEHVPTLREAALARAFDGTTSLAEALSATEVA
- a CDS encoding type II secretion system F family protein translates to MTSTAIQEQRFEWRAFDAQGMRRRGTVIAPDLSTARALLKQDALYAVEWTARGAAPQPKARAADVTLFTRQLSSLLRAGLPLAPSLELLAHASSNDHARSKGMPRIVHALARDITAGVGFSAALARHPTQFGALYCQLVEVGEASGALPTVLARLADDRERAAAQRAKVRAALTYPVAILLLALAITAALLVWVVPTFKQIFDGFGAKLPAPTQLVLAMSAAAGRWSVPLASLACVFVFAVRRVLRRSEAARLQFARAALRLPVAGSLLTTLCAARWSRALGTLLSAGTPLADAFDSLTHATGNPWFDRATVAISAQLRRGVRLAPAMREAQCFPEEIVQPVAIAEESGTLDTMLLDVASLSDRQVDEKIAGLASLCEPLVIVVLGGLVGGLVVAMYLPIIQLGNVV
- a CDS encoding prepilin peptidase, translated to MQTTLTSVSEPSFSGPLVRFADSLGAAFGTLPPGAQIAFAIAFGLVIGSFLNVVVHRLPIMLERAWRAEVSEATDHAFDEDGLPERYNLWLPRSACPHCGHVLRAWENIPVLSYLVLRGRCSHCKTRVSFRYPLLELSSAALALGALISFGATGTALAAFALCATLLAMSAIDIDTHLLPDSMTLPLLWAGLIVNFNSVFASLHDAVIGAIAGYLALWCVHWVFKIVRGVEGMGYGDFKLLAALGAWLGWAALPQIILIAAVTGAVVGLVATWIGRMRFEEPLPFGPFLAAGGAVTLFVGTPLYMALGG
- the coaE gene encoding dephospho-CoA kinase (Dephospho-CoA kinase (CoaE) performs the final step in coenzyme A biosynthesis.), yielding MFAVGLTGGIGSGKSTVADLFAKRGVTLVDTDVIAHRITAPQGLAMPSIATEFGPSFVAEDGSLDRARMRALVFSDETARKRLEAITHPLIRAETERQRQQAPGPYVIVVVPLLVESGSWKTRVNRVLAVDCSVETQIARVMRRNAFTREQVLAIIARQATREARLAAADDVIVNDNRSLEELDVDVDRLHRTYVSLAGA
- the zapD gene encoding cell division protein ZapD; its protein translation is MILYEYPFNERIRTLLRLEDLFERFTFFLTQEDAREHHVALTTLFEISEVAGRADLKSDLMKELERQRQTLAPFRGNPGIEQNALEAVLGEIEQTLAGLTQMQGKTGQHLADNEWLASIRSRAIIPGGTCKFDLPSYYAWQQTHPDQRRQDIAKWVMPLLPLRDAAAIVLRLARESGQASKVMAMQGSYQQMLSGRTYQLMQVRVAPELRVIPEASANKYMLWVRFTVQDGDLRPRAVDVDVPFQLTLCSL
- a CDS encoding DNA gyrase inhibitor YacG encodes the protein MVTVVKCPSCGRDVRWTPENRFRPFCSERCKQIDLGAWAAEKYKIGGTDEEPPTDDTPGEHRSH
- a CDS encoding NUDIX domain-containing protein gives rise to the protein MSDAAQSHAGEVNEAGRPVTEVAVGVLVQPDGRYLLAQRPAGKPYEGYWEFPGGKLEPGETVEAALARELHEELGIDVQASHRWHVLEHDYPHAYVRLYFCKVTAWHGEPHGREGQAFAWQTLPAQVSPLLPATIPVLEWLAAE